The Pseudoalteromonas marina genome contains a region encoding:
- a CDS encoding ArsR/SmtB family transcription factor, producing MNIDFTAMAGNVEQAEQLLKILANKNRLMILCSLQDTEMSVTQLNEAVPLAQSALSQHLAALRKTNIVATRREGQTIYYRVIDQNAIHLLGTLYGLFCKG from the coding sequence ATGAATATTGATTTTACTGCTATGGCGGGGAACGTTGAGCAAGCAGAGCAGCTATTAAAAATTTTAGCTAATAAAAATCGTTTAATGATTTTATGTTCGTTGCAAGATACCGAAATGAGTGTGACACAGCTTAATGAAGCGGTGCCGTTAGCGCAGTCGGCACTTTCTCAGCATTTGGCTGCCCTTAGAAAAACGAATATTGTTGCTACTCGCCGTGAGGGGCAAACTATTTATTACCGTGTGATTGATCAGAATGCTATTCATCTTTTAGGCACATTGTATGGTTTGTTTTGTAAGGGGTAG
- a CDS encoding YgaP family membrane protein translates to MKLNNALRLIAGIMIVISILLQTYHDPRWVYFTVFIALNLIQSAFTSWCPMITLLRKFGVKE, encoded by the coding sequence ATGAAACTCAATAATGCGCTTCGTCTGATCGCTGGCATAATGATTGTGATCTCAATTTTATTACAAACCTATCACGATCCTAGGTGGGTATATTTTACAGTATTTATTGCCCTAAACTTGATTCAATCGGCTTTCACTAGCTGGTGCCCTATGATTACACTACTACGCAAATTTGGCGTTAAGGAATAA